The proteins below come from a single Chryseobacterium capnotolerans genomic window:
- a CDS encoding FMN-binding negative transcriptional regulator, which yields MFVPKLYRSEDLDVMREIIKENSFALLISSVDKIRATHSMMMLNENDPENSYIETHISRANPQAKTLKNGDEVLCDFLGAHTYISSSWYDHINVSTWNYEAVQIYGKVELMNQDELYAHLDKLTTKYENFQQCPMMVKDMGREFVEKEMKGAFGIKVIPTEIFIKQKLSQNRKENDFNNIISQLEQSDAQAQKIAEKMKLIKK from the coding sequence ATGTTTGTTCCTAAATTGTATAGAAGCGAAGATCTGGATGTGATGAGAGAAATTATCAAAGAGAATTCTTTTGCATTGCTCATTTCTTCTGTTGATAAAATTCGTGCTACACATTCCATGATGATGCTGAATGAAAATGATCCGGAAAATTCTTATATTGAAACTCATATTTCCAGAGCTAATCCACAGGCCAAAACCCTGAAAAACGGTGATGAAGTATTGTGTGATTTTTTAGGCGCCCATACTTACATTTCCAGCAGCTGGTATGATCACATTAATGTTTCCACATGGAATTATGAAGCGGTACAGATCTATGGAAAAGTTGAGCTGATGAATCAGGATGAATTATATGCTCATCTGGACAAGTTAACTACGAAATATGAAAATTTTCAGCAATGTCCCATGATGGTAAAAGATATGGGAAGGGAATTTGTAGAAAAGGAAATGAAAGGAGCTTTTGGGATTAAAGTAATTCCAACGGAAATATTCATCAAACAAAAACTTTCTCAGAACCGGAAGGAAAATGATTTTAACAATATCATTTCACAACTGGAACAATCGGATGCCCAGGCTCAGAAAATTGCTGAGAAAATGAAATTAATAAAGAAATAA
- the coaE gene encoding dephospho-CoA kinase (Dephospho-CoA kinase (CoaE) performs the final step in coenzyme A biosynthesis.): protein MEELHSEGQQAEPPAPKIIGLTGGIGSGKTTVAKYIEEFGFPVYYSDDRAKDIVNDSEELKIKIKELLGEEAYDENGQYDRKFVAGKVFNNKDLLQQLNEIIHPAVRIDFEQWVKKQTKYLVFKETALLFELRLNRQCYKSLLVTAEDNIRIKRVMDRDNKTYREVEAVMEKQMPERDKIKVADCIIYNNTNLEELKEQTEKVIFAIE from the coding sequence ATGGAAGAATTACATTCAGAGGGCCAACAGGCAGAGCCGCCCGCACCCAAGATCATTGGTCTAACGGGAGGAATTGGCTCAGGAAAAACTACAGTTGCCAAATACATTGAAGAATTTGGCTTTCCGGTTTATTATTCTGATGACCGGGCAAAAGATATTGTAAATGACAGTGAAGAACTAAAAATTAAGATCAAAGAACTTCTGGGTGAAGAAGCTTATGATGAAAACGGCCAATACGATAGAAAGTTTGTAGCAGGTAAAGTTTTCAATAATAAAGATCTTCTTCAGCAGCTGAATGAAATCATTCATCCTGCTGTACGTATTGATTTTGAACAATGGGTAAAGAAACAGACCAAATATCTGGTTTTTAAAGAAACTGCATTATTATTTGAATTAAGACTTAACAGACAATGCTATAAGTCTCTTCTGGTAACTGCAGAGGATAATATCAGAATCAAAAGGGTAATGGACAGAGATAACAAAACCTACCGTGAAGTAGAGGCTGTTATGGAAAAGCAAATGCCTGAAAGGGATAAGATCAAAGTGGCGGACTGTATCATTTACAATAACACCAATCTGGAAGAGCTAAAAGAACAGACAGAAAAAGTCATCTTTGCTATTGAATAA
- a CDS encoding MBL fold metallo-hydrolase gives MKLYPIQCGKFKLDGGAMFGVVPKSLWEKTNPADEKNLIELGTRSLLIEDGKKLILVDCGLGNKQDDKFFGHYSLWGDDTLDKNLKKYGFVKEDITDVFLTHLHFDHCGGAIEWNDDRTGYRPAFKNAHFWTNENHWQWATEPNAREKASFLKENIMPMQESGQLNFLPLPTTGNYGFAPDLKMDVIFVDGHTEKQMLPVIQYQEKTVVFAADLIPTAGHINQVYVMGYDTRPLLTLEEKGKFLKQCVDNEYLLFFEHDAHHELASLKMTEKGVRIDETFSFNDVFGY, from the coding sequence ATGAAGTTATATCCAATACAATGTGGAAAATTTAAACTGGATGGCGGTGCTATGTTTGGCGTCGTCCCAAAGAGTCTGTGGGAAAAAACAAATCCTGCAGACGAAAAAAACCTAATCGAGTTGGGAACCCGTTCCCTGCTTATAGAAGATGGAAAAAAACTGATCCTGGTAGATTGCGGCCTGGGAAACAAGCAGGATGATAAATTCTTCGGGCATTATTCGCTTTGGGGAGATGATACTTTAGATAAAAATTTAAAAAAATATGGTTTTGTAAAGGAAGATATTACAGATGTATTCCTTACTCACCTTCACTTTGACCACTGTGGTGGCGCTATAGAATGGAATGATGACAGAACAGGATACAGGCCTGCTTTTAAAAACGCTCATTTCTGGACGAATGAAAACCACTGGCAATGGGCAACAGAACCAAATGCAAGGGAAAAAGCAAGCTTTTTGAAAGAAAACATCATGCCTATGCAAGAAAGCGGGCAGCTGAACTTTTTACCGCTTCCTACCACCGGAAATTATGGTTTTGCTCCTGATCTTAAAATGGATGTCATTTTTGTAGACGGACATACGGAAAAGCAAATGCTCCCGGTAATCCAGTATCAGGAAAAAACAGTTGTTTTTGCTGCAGACCTTATTCCTACCGCAGGCCACATCAATCAGGTATATGTAATGGGATATGATACAAGACCTCTTTTAACACTGGAAGAAAAAGGAAAATTCCTGAAACAGTGTGTAGATAATGAATATTTATTATTCTTTGAACATGATGCTCATCATGAGCTAGCTAGTCTTAAAATGACTGAAAAAGGAGTAAGGATTGACGAAACGTTCAGTTTTAATGATGTTTTTGGTTATTAA
- the ruvB gene encoding Holliday junction branch migration DNA helicase RuvB produces the protein MPDFLHPDKDNYSREELMQEEQIRPQSFKDFAGQRKTLENLEVFVTAAKRRGGALDHVLLHGPPGLGKTTLANIIANELGVNCKITSGPVLDKPGSLAGLLTNLEENDVLFIDEIHRLSPVVEEYLYSAMEDYKIDIMLETGPNARSVQIGLNPFTLVGATTRSGMLTKPMLARFGIQSRLEYYSIELLSTIIQRSARVLGVAIYEDAAIEIARRSRGTPRIANALLRRVRDFAEIKGNGEIEIKITKYALDSLNVDEFGLDEMDNKIMRVMIENFKGKPVGISALATSIGENPETLEEVYEPFLIQEGFIIRTPRGREVTDKAYQHLNISRPRNPGELF, from the coding sequence TACTCTCGAGAGGAGTTGATGCAGGAAGAACAAATTCGTCCCCAAAGCTTTAAAGATTTTGCGGGACAGAGAAAGACGCTGGAAAATCTTGAGGTTTTTGTGACGGCTGCCAAAAGACGAGGCGGTGCACTGGATCATGTCCTTTTACATGGCCCACCAGGTTTGGGGAAAACAACGTTAGCCAACATTATAGCCAATGAACTTGGAGTAAACTGTAAGATTACTTCAGGTCCTGTATTGGATAAACCGGGAAGTTTAGCTGGTTTATTAACCAATCTGGAAGAAAATGACGTTCTTTTCATTGATGAGATTCACCGCCTTTCTCCGGTTGTGGAAGAATATCTGTATTCGGCAATGGAAGACTATAAGATTGATATTATGCTGGAAACAGGTCCTAATGCCAGAAGTGTACAAATCGGACTGAATCCTTTCACCCTAGTGGGGGCAACCACCAGAAGCGGCATGCTGACGAAACCAATGCTTGCCAGATTTGGTATTCAAAGCAGGCTGGAGTACTACTCTATTGAACTTTTATCAACAATTATTCAGAGGAGCGCACGAGTTCTAGGAGTAGCCATTTATGAAGATGCTGCTATTGAGATTGCCAGAAGAAGCCGTGGAACTCCAAGAATTGCCAACGCTTTATTGAGAAGAGTGCGTGACTTTGCTGAAATTAAAGGAAATGGTGAGATTGAGATCAAGATTACCAAATATGCTCTGGATTCTTTAAATGTAGATGAGTTTGGATTAGATGAAATGGATAATAAGATCATGCGTGTTATGATTGAAAACTTCAAGGGAAAACCGGTTGGAATTTCTGCTTTGGCAACATCCATCGGAGAAAATCCGGAAACGCTGGAGGAAGTGTATGAACCTTTTTTGATTCAGGAAGGGTTTATTATCAGGACGCCGAGAGGTAGAGAGGTTACTGATAAGGCGTATCAGCATTTAAATATTTCAAGACCAAGAAATCCGGGAGAACTTTTTTAG